In Oryza brachyantha chromosome 1, ObraRS2, whole genome shotgun sequence, the following are encoded in one genomic region:
- the LOC102714795 gene encoding importin subunit alpha-1b-like — MSLRPSERTEVRQKSYKASVDGDVGRLRRQVITVEIRKENRDRALNEKRRRAAAASDGSPQAASSPAVEKKLESLPILMEALSSDDSSMQLEATMQIRKMLSGNSSPPIDEVIRIGVVPRFVEFLTREEYPHLQFEAAWVLTNITSGTAANTMAVVEHGALPILVKLLSSPNEDIREQAVWALGNVAGDSTNCRDLVLMHGAMLPLLQQLNEHSKLSMLRNCAWAIANFCVGQPPPDFKHVESAFPVLQQLILSQDEEILTNSCWALSYLTNGGSYDRTQAMIDTGACPRLVELLNHPSVMVLIPTVRTIGNIAAGDEKQTQHIVGNPQALPGLLNLLTTTQNKSIKREACWTISNITAGSKEQIQAVINANMIAPLVHLLQNADFDVRKEAAWAICNATSHGTADQIEYLANQGCIKTLCDLLDHKDALTVLVCLEGLDKILRVGEIRKKLGACNINRFVQMVDEAGGVDKIENLQNHEYVEIYQMAVRMLGSYWEDEDDQPPYLLPEPPLGLFFDSVEEPGSHGGNAP; from the exons ATGTCTCTCCGGCCGAGCGAGCGGACGGAGGTCCGCCAGAAGAGCTACAAGGCCTCGGTGGACGGGGACGTggggcggctgcggcggcaggTCATCACGGTGGAAATCCGCAAGGAAAACCGCGATCGCGCCCTCAACGAGAAgaggcggcgcgcggcagCCGCCTCCGACGGGTCGCCGCaggcggcgagctcgccggccgtcgaGAAGAAG TTGGAGAGCCTGCCGATTCTGATGGAAGCGTTGTCCTCGGATGATAGCAGCATGCAGTTGGAAGCGACCATGCAGATCAGGAAGATGCTGTCCGGCA ATAGCAGTCCTCCAATTGATGAGGTGATTAGAATTGGAGTGGTTCCTCGCTTTGTGGAGTTTCTCACCAGGGAGGAGTACCCCCATCTCCAG TTTGAGGCTGCATGGGTTCTCACCAACATTACTTCAGGAACAGCAGCCAACACAATGGCAGTTGTTGAACATGGTGCTCTGCCCATCTTGGTGAAACTCCTCAGCTCACCAAATGAGGATATTCGTGAACAG GCTGTCTGGGCCCTGGGAAATGTGGCTGGGGACTCGACAAATTGCCGTGATCTGGTTCTTATGCATGGTGCAATGTTACCACTACTGCAGCAGCTCAATGAGCATTCTAAACTCTCGATGCTGAGGAATTGTGCCTGGGCAATTGCTAACTTCTGCGTTGGCCAGCCACCACCTGACTTCAAGCAT GTTGAATCTGCGTTTCCAGTACTGCAGCAGCTCATCCTCTCTCAAGATGAGGAGATCCTAACGAACTCATGTTGGGCACTCTCTTACTTGACTAATGGTGGTTCTTATGACAGAACCCAAGCTATGATTGATACTGGCGCGTGCCCCCGACTTGTTGAGCTTCTTAa TCATCCTTCAGTTATGGTGCTCATTCCTACTGTACGCACGATTGGTAATATTGCAGCTGGGGATGAAAAGCAGACTCag CATATTGTTGGTAATCCCCAAGCACTTCCCGGTCTTCTCAATCTTTTGACAACAACTCAAAACAAAAGCATCAAGAGAGAAGCTTGCTGGACAATCTCAAACATCACGGCTGGAAGCAAAGAGCAGATTCAG GCTGTGATCAATGCAAACATGATTGCTCCTCTAGTGCATCTGTTGCAAAATGCTGATTTTGATGTCAGAAAAGAGGCTGCTTGGGCAATTTGTAATGCCACATCTCATGGGACAGCCGATCAGATAGA GTATCTTGCTAATCAGGGGTGCATCAAGACGCTTTGTGATTTACTTGATCACAAAGATGCCCTAACAGTGTTAGTTTGTTTGGAGGGCCTTGATAAGATTTTGAGGGTCGGGGAGATCAGGAAGAAGTTGGGAGCTTGTAATATCAACAGGTTTGTGCAGATGGTTGATGAAGCCGGTGGCGTGGACAAAATTGAGAATCTCCAGAACCATGAGTATGTTGAGATATATCAGATGGCAGTTAGGATGCTTGGGTCATACTGGGAGGACGAAGATGACCAACCGCCCTATCTTCTTCCTGAACCACCTCTTGGATTATTCTTTGATTCCGTTGAAG AGCCCGGTTCGCATGGTGGAAATGCTCCATAG